A window of Rhododendron vialii isolate Sample 1 chromosome 11a, ASM3025357v1 genomic DNA:
TCCAAATCTAGATGGATCAGACAACAGAGAAGCCAAGGTTGACCGCGTTCCACACTGCCTAGCCCAAGAGTTCACCTCACTTTCTCGGCCGTTAGTTTCTTAATACACCCACCCAACTGCAATGGTGCTTTCTCGTAAATATACGTTGAGATTGATACTCCAAATCAGATAATAATGTTGGGCCCAACCGACCGATAAACAAAAGAACAGACTGAACcagtttgatttctttttttggcaaaaaatgaCTGGTTTGCTATAGTCTCAAATCGGCAGATGTGATGCCATGTGGTGTTAAGCTGGTTCTGAAGTGACCACTAACTAGACAGTGAGTCAGCGCTGACTGTCGATGTGTCGTTGGCATGGATTCTACCACTTGTGTAATTTTGATAGTTTTGAGAAACAATAGTTTCGAGTTAGCATTGACGTCTGGGCTCATCCACCTCTCGGTCCATCCTTGAAGGCTTTTGGGAGTGAATGAACAAAAACTTGTTGGCCAATGATAATaatgtcactcccttttttaccAATATcactcctcttttttcttttagttaGGTCAATTTACTAATTTACCCCTCAATGCAATAAACTTTCACAAAATACATGAACTATTGTGTAAATTCATATACCACAAGACAAAAGAGAGAGTGACATTTGTAAAAATGGGGGTGACATATCATTCCCAACATGTTTTGGGTGGTTTTATATTTTCCTGGTGGTGGATTTACTACAGAGGTGCACTCTCATTGGGCTTGGCTTATTTGACCCGAACTTGTATCATATTCcttttgcttctctctctctctctctctctctctctctcacactacaGAGGTGCACTCTCATTGGGCTTGGCTTATTTGACCCGAACTTGTATCATATTCcttttgcttctctctctctctctctctctctctctctctgttgatAAGGAGCTCATTTTTGGCGTACGATGTACAGCAACGTAATCATATTTCCGTCCAACCAACAAAGTAAATAAACGGTGTAGTTTTCACTCAAtcatatttcaaatattattttcCAAAGTTCGCTATctaaattattttattaaaagaGAAAGAACTTTGTTTATAATATATGATGAAAAGAACAGGGAACGTACCCGAAGGGAATACAACTAGAACCAAGaaacaaaaaccaaccaaaaagcGAATCCAAGAAGATTGTAAAAACAACACAGCACACAAATGATATAAACACCCTCCATTGCAGCACTTGCAAAAGATTCCATTAGAGAATGAAAAGGATATTAATTGAGCACACAACGCTGTGGAGCTCGAAAGATGTGAGGATCGTTGAAGCTATCATCAATTagatgagatttttttttttgaaagaaattagaTGAGATCATTTGCATATATTCCTCGTATCTTTTTTGAAGGCCCGAGTATTTTGAACCTTGTCAAGGTCCTTGAGTATTGATTTCCGCTTGCGAGTTCTGCGCTTGGGTTGACTAGCCATGTGACGACGACTAGCGTTTCTATAAACCCTGTTCCACTTCGACCGAGATTCCTCATATAGTCATTTTGCAATTGGTTGAACTAGCAATCTCCATCGTCGTTTGGGGGTTTTGAGGaaggtttttgagagtaatgacgactgaagagagatagatataaagaatttattggagaccgtgcgAAAAGATGACCCAAACGAACAAGGTatactgtctctctctcttgaaaatcTAAACGTAGCCCGTTGCTCTtggtgttttgggttttttcttgtGTTAtatttattcaattgttttagaatttttgttagTCCTGCAactaaatttttgtagattattaatcTGTCTCGAtgagataatatttttttttatttttacgtaAGTATTGTTGAAAATATGgaagaaaaagttttgaaaaagattgGACCAGTGAACCGCACTGACAGGATTATTAATTAAGGAGTGGTACAATATATAATACTCGATCCATGAAAAGAAATAAACGGTCCAGACATGACTATGAATTCTGATCATTCATTtcttgggcgctgctattcgcagccctttattttctctcatagcccgttaaaaattttcaattatactcgacagttagttaccgaaattgagctatattttcagcatccaattaccgaaatataatatttttttcaacagccaTTTactgaaaatgtatgttcggcagttatttaccgaaagttgaacatattttcgacatgtagttaccgaaatataatcttgttttcaacagctatttaccgaaatgttatatatgattttcaacaactatttaccgaaatgtaatgaactatgagagaaaataaagggctgcaaatagcagcgcaatttttcttttcatggaCCAAGTGTCGTATATCTTACAATAGATTTGATTAATTAATCCAATTTTATTTGAAGAGGGTGAAAAATATCTTTTCTGTTCTCTTCTGGAGGACGGGGTTTAAGCTTCGCAACATTCAGAAGCATTCACTGCGGCCGCTTTGGCTATCCATACGGATATATCCGTGGTGTGCATATGTTGAAAGATTAGAAATTTGCCTTCTTTCTCAATCATTCTCTGGGTTTTGAGGAACACAGCGGAGGCCCTTCGACATCCTCCTCCCTCCTCACATCAGGTTATTTTTTTACCATTTCTGTAGtgtttttagtttatttttgtcCCCTTCAATTCTCTGTTTGGCTCTAATACGTTTCATATCACgctttagaaaaagaaaaaaaaaaaaccctactgtGATATGATTGGCTGCGAACTTTACTCTTTAATTTGTTCAGCTAATCCTTCATTGTGGATTTCTGGTCTTTCCATCACCAAGCATTGTAAAAAACAATAGAATTGGCTTTGCACGAATTAGGTTTTGATGTTGACTGTTTTGTGAGGGGACGGGCACTCTGTAACCTGACATGTAAATACCCAAGAACGGAATTTAGGGTTTATGAGCTTTTGATGATTgatattcttttattttgttttttgactcCTTCCCGTTTGTAGAAGTAATTCAAGTCTCTCTCTTCTGCTATGACATGATTGGGTTTGTTTATCTGTTGCAGATTTGACTTCTCATTGGCTTTAAAACTCATACTAACAGATCGATAAAGAGATCTCTTTATTGTAAAGATGACCTTATCTGGATTGACATTGACTGGTACCCCATCACGATACTGCGTCCACCTACCTTCAAAAAGCGGTGGCTCATGTTTTACGCGAGTTTCATTTTTTCCCAATAACGGGAAATCAAGACAGCTAACACATCTGCAAAGGTATACCTCGATTTCTTTCTAAATATTTAGCTTTGTATGGTTTTGGGAATGCCATGATTATCTTCTAAGTTCCACCCCATTGTGATTCACGTAGAAATGACTGGGCCGGTTCTATTCAGAGATGTAGTGTACGAAAAGCCCCCATGTTTTACCGTGCAATGAATGCGACGTTTGGTGATAGCGCAGATGACTATGGTAACAACCTTTTTTGCTTATTGTTGATTTGCTTTTGACTTGATAATTTACCTTTGTTTCTTATGACTTCATAGTCAAATTTTTAATGCTTATTTTGTAGACATGATAACACTCACCATACAGATTTTGAGTGTTTTTCTGGAGATTTTTCGCTGAAGGAATGACTGCATGGGAACCTTCGTGGCCTTGCCACTTTTATTCCTGAGATTCCAACTCCGTAGAGTGTAGGTAGATGGTGAAAAGCATTCCTAAACGGCCAAAGAGATCAAGTGCCAATTTGAAGTGATTTTGTCCCTTGATGCCAGTTGGTCTGTAATTTCATGGGGTAGGCTGTTAGGGCTCTtaaatttcaatttattttgaTTGGAGAGTCCCTGAACATTGATGAGAGTTTTGATAGTAACTCAAAAGACTGACTTTCGCACAATGTTTTACGGTACCTTCCAGCAACCCTATCAACTGCTTAGGCAGAGGACCGTCCCAAAACCACCTCAATGGCGCTTCCATGTTCAAATATGGTTCACTACCTAGTGGCAACTGGGTTAGTGTGTTAGACTCGGTCTCAGGCAGTCCTTTTGACCATTACAGCCTTATAAATAGGTTTTATCTTTAAACTTCTTTCCAACTTTATAGAGAAATCGATTAGTTTACGATAACTACAGAAGGTGTATGTGTATCCATACTACGATTGGTTTATTAAACTTCTTCTTTCTGTTAGGTAGGTGCAACAGCATAATATAAGGCTCCGTATGTTTgggcataaaatattttctggtaaaatgttttacctattttccggtgtctggttgtgtaaaaaattaggaaaacattttacatgtaaaatattttccatcaattggatgaaaatgacttacccttgaatcttccgtaagttattttccgaaatgaacctactgccttctactgcaattctcgctgctcagtttcctcgatcgtcagtcctccatgttcaattccaatattcccAGATCTCTCCACTATTTAagtccccctccctctctctacactattttgttcatttctgaaaatattttcaagtgccaaccaaacaccggaaaataaaagtttgaagtttgttttctgaaaaaaacattttacattgtaaaacattttacatcgaaacaaacggagcctaagttgATGAAATATTGCTTGCTTTTGTAATCCTCTAATATCTTTTATCTATCCCCCGAAAAGATTGCATCAGTGCCCTCTAGAATTATGGAATAATCAACCACTCTTATATGtctcaaaggaaaaaaagtaaCACCTTTAATCTACATGCTTCATTATTTTCTTGCTCTAAAGAACTCCTAATGTGGtcaaatttggggcttttcatTTCTGAAAACAAACTCATCTCTAAACCCTATATTTTATGGACTGAAAACAACCTTGTGCTTCAAGGTTATAATTAGAAAGTGCACCCTGGTCCAAGGTGAATCTGTCCCTGGTTGCGCACTTGCTTTTTCCTCGCTGAATTGCTCTACTTATCACCGAACTAGAAAGGAAAACGAATTAGTCATGTTTGCTAGGATTGATTGATGCAACTATGACTTACTAGTTTACTTCTTTGTTGGAGTAATCAATTTGGTGTGTGTTGTTTGAGTGGTGAATTAGTTTCGTGTGTAGCAATGATTGGTTCGGGCTGCCTAAGTGATTGTACAAATGCCACTTGAAGTCGGCATAGTGATATTGTTTCTGTGCCAGTGGCATCTAGACAGTTATGGGTTTAGATTTCTACCTAAGGGATAATGCTTTATGGTAAGTTGCATTTCCTCGAATCTTGCTCTAGCTGTTGGTCTTTATGCATGACAACCCTATACTTTGTAAAAGAAACAGGTAAATATGACAAACCCCATTCCTTGTTATGTATGAGAGTACAATATTGTTTCTGAATTCTGGTTTTCCATTGCAGTCTCCTAGATGTTCTACTATTTATGCATTCTTGAAATTCTTGAATTCTGTGCAGCTATATTTCCAAGAATCAATATAAGGGACCCTTATAAACGACTTGGAATAAGTAGGGAAGCTTCGGAAGAAGAAATCCAAGCTGCTAGGAATTTCCTAATACAAAGATATGGAGGGCACAAGCCGAGTGTGGATGCAATTGAATCAGCTCATGACAAAGTAATCATGCAAAAGTTTTATGAACGAAGAAACCCAAAAATCGATATCAAGAAACACGTTAGGGCAGTTAATCAATCCCCTATCGTACAAGCAGTCCGAAGCAGCTTCAGAACTCCGTCTACAAGTTTCATAATAAAAACTTTTGCGGCTTTTGCAATACTTGGAGCTCTCACTGTTCTATTCCCAACGGAAGATGGTCCAACTGTTCAGGTTGCTATGTCCCTTATGGCTACCATTTACTTTATGCATGATCAGCTCAAAAGCGTATGGCGTGCTCTATTTTATGGGTATGATTCTGACTTTGGTGTTAATACTTCTATGCATgttgattcttctttttttttagaaaatatagAATCATGATTTTTATGTTGCTCGTCATTCTTGCAGATTGAATATCCAAACACAATTCCTAACATATTGTAGTCATTAGgaaatttttgtttgagaaaataaaatactgaatcATGATTGTCATGTATATCAGTCTCGCAAACTGAATATCTCAAAACATTGCCAATGTTTTGTGATGTGGTTGCATAGGCTTAAAATTCCTATTGCTCCTGCTAATTACCATACTGATTCGTTGGAACTGGGAAGTCTTAGAATTGTAAATTTCTTCTTGCATTGCAGGGCTGgagcttttcttttctcatggcTGTTCGGAACCTTCTTGATGGTGTCTGTGATTCCTCCTATACTGAAAGGACCACGGAGTTTGGAAGTTAGTTCTTCATTGATAACCTACGTGCTTCTATGGGTTTCTTCTACTTATTTGAAATTGTGCTAGCTCTCTTAGAACTTCATACAGAGTTGTGGTCGGAATGCAGAGTATGCTTGTAAAGGTTGTCTTCTAAGTTTTCTGAGCGAGGATATGAGATTATGATGGCTTTGTTTTGAGTAGAACAAGATTTTTGTGTTGCTACCAGATTTTGGGTTTGACAGTATAGATATAGTTCATGTATTGTCATTATTCATTTaacatcatttttttattcagttaGACAATGGTTCAgctaaatctctctctctctctctctctctctctctctctctctctctctctctctctctctcttgcacgTGTCGTGCTTACCTAGATAAATATGCATATTAGCAGTTGCAGCTGATTTGACTGGGCGAAACTCGCAAGTTTGTAAGTTGATATCCTTCCCTCCATTGTGGATTGTACATCCTTCCCTCCTTTTCCCCTGTTCTGttgaaaaagaaatacaaacaTCTTTTGAGGCTATGGCTcctttttactgaccaaaatacAATGGTGAGGTAGCTATACATGGAAGCTCTGTTCCAGTATCACTGATGggtttttttgagaattttgtttgttaaaaatCCTGCTAATGAGAGCAAGTATTTCTCTCCCTTTGTTTGTAAGAAAAAACATTGTCTTGTGTTGACTCTATTCGCACTTGAAACCATCCTCAAAATGGTTCTCTCGAGAAATTGTTTCTGCTTTACACCACTCTCTTTTTGCAACTACATAGTGCATGGGCTTTGGACATGCATAGTGACAGACTCAGCCTTTTCTAACTTGGTTTTTGGAAGATGAACTTACATTGACTTCCACTATCCATGTACGGGTATAATCTGCGAGTGCACAATGTAAAGAAGAGAAAGTCAGCTGAAAAGGGTGAAGGAAAAGCACAATCTAATCACGGATTGGCAACGTCGTGTTTGCGAGGTTCTGGTAGTTGTGAATTGGAAAGACAGCTGTTCACAACAAAATGGAAGAATAAGGGCACAACATATGAATCCGAAGTAATATTTACAAAACCGTGGCAATACATATGATGTTTTCTGTGCTGTTCGAATAAGTCATGTATACACATAAAAGCCACTCATACACTCTTCAACAGATGAGCCATTACACGTTCGGGATGTAATCATATTAAACTAAGATCAGATAATGATTACTGTTATGTACGTTCACCAGCCACAACTCTATTTTGTTCAATTAACTGTTGCCTTACTTTGTGAACAGCGTCAGGGGAGCTGCAATTCTTGGAATCAcctgaaaggaaaataaaaaaattatttacttaaaaCATCAAACAACTCCATGGATGGTTTGACGGTATGCCATGCAGCAGCATAAAAGTTGGCACAAACTAGGCATCATTACCTTCAGGAACCAAAGGAGCTTGGGGACATCCGCGGAGATCAGTTCTGTGGCCGCAGTTATGACAAGTAACGGTATCGGAAGGCACTGTCAGATTGCCAAGTAAGTTCAGAAGTGCAAAATCATGactccaaaataaatcaaaCAGGAAGTCATAATCCCAATTACTATTCGGATAAAGAACATGAATATGCAGGCGTCATTGAGTCATTGATTCATGATTCCATTCATTGTACCACCAAAGGATTCTTAAGTGAGCAGAAATATAATCTTTGATGCATGATTCAATTCATTGTACCACCAAAGGATTATTAAGTGGGCAGAAATATAATCTAACATACCGCACATCATCAAAACATaaaggaaagaaggaaaaatatgcTTGAGGTTCGAGCGATCACAACTAGAAAAATCTAGGCCATGACGTAGAAAGAGCAGGTCATCGAATGGAAAGTTGAAATTCCAGTAAATATCAATACACGGGGTGGGCCACATCTATTGATTGGGGGGATTAGGGGTGGGATTGGACCATTAATCCCCTCACCCCTCCTAATCCCATGTTTGTATTGTTTTTAGTCCCGGGACTATTAGTCCCCACCGGACTAGTTATCCTTCAAGCTTGGGATAAAACAATCCTGCTAATGTTCCCGGGTTATAAAAACTTATTAAAGATAAGATCCTTTTTCTTGCAAGTAAGAATATATCAAACAAATCTAAACtactattaaaaatatttttggatgatTACAATGATTGAAATATTCCTCTACAATCCGACAGATCGAAGTCATCGGACAATAGAGAAGCTAAGATTGAACACTCCCACCACACGAAGGCCAAGGTTTGACCGCGTTCCACAACCATTCAGTTTCTCAATCGTTCAGTTTCTTAATCCAACCACTCACCTGCAATGGTACTTTCTTGTAAATAGACGTTGAGATTGGTTCTCCGAACTAGTCTGTCTATTAGATTGATATCAAGTTGCTcctataatttaaaaaaaaaaaaactaaagggaTAACTCATGATCATTCCTTGTTGTCTTCTTTGCAAGTATCCTTGCTAATAGCATTTCTGCATGATAAAAGATGGAGTACTAGAAAGAATAAAACCAGAAAACAACGGTTCTAACTACCTTTTCCATTTCCCGCCAATCGTGGCgattccaccggttcaaacccCTATCTGAAAACAAAAGACAACCAAAACTGGCTCTGAACCACCCATTCTCATCACTCGCGCCTCTTTCGGATCTCTCGCTCTAATTCTGGTAAGTACCCTTCTCCAATCTTTAGAGAATTTTCAACGCGTTATCTCCAATTGGATAAACTTCTGCACAAACTCCAAAAATCCAACTCCATATATATAGACGTACTACCTGATATCTTTCTTGATTCAAGACGTTCACCCAGATTTTTCTACACAACCCATTTCGTGTTCTCGGGATTCTGATTCAATCTTTTGTGGGTTTCATCAATTTCGTTTTGCGCTTTTGATCCAATCTTTTGTGGGTTTCTCCTGAATGTTTCAGGTTTCAGATTACCCACCCTTCGCTCAATTGTTGTGCACGATCTTCCTATTGCAAGAGTTCATAAATCTTGGTCTGGGTCTTTTTATAAGCAAAATGGCTTCTTTGAAGCCCGAGGTCCTCACGAAACTTCTTGAAGACATGAACGAAGAGGAAAAGGGGGATGAAGATGTTCGAAAGCCGGTCTTGTTGCAAATAAGAAGCATAATTCCTGTGTTGGAAGAAGGGGATCTTTGGCCTAATAGAGGGTTTTACTTAAAAGTTTCAGATTTATCGCACGCTATGTATGTATCTCTACCTCATGAACAAGATGAATTGATTTTGAGCAACAAATTGCAACTTGGTCAGTTTATATATGTGCAGAAATTGGAGGCTTCGTACCCGGTTCCAGTGCTCAGAGGTTTGATGCCTGTTCCAGGTCGACATCCTTGTGATGGAGCTCCACAGGATATTGTGCCTGTGACCAATTTGGTTAAGTTTCTTGGGGCATCTGATTCAGATTCAATAAAGGAAAAGGGCGTTATTTTCGAGAAAAAAACAATAACTCGCGGGTTATCTGATTCAGAGTCTTTATTGGATAATAATAGCAGTGGTTATGGGGAGAGAAGGGATCACGGAAAGTTACGTTCTTTGAGTGCTTTGAAAGGTCAGCCTAGTGAACAGAGAAGAGGAGTGAATTGCATATCGAAAGGATGTGAAAATGATAAGATAAACTCGGATAGTTTGAAGGGGTATCGGGATTCTGGTGATAATGATAGTGATTCTGAGAGTCCTAAGTCATCTGTGTCGTCCACACAGATATCAAAGAGAAGAAGCTGGACAGAAAGAGAACTTTTGGATGTTAAGGAAATTTTTGACTCCTCAGTTGCCAAGCATGAGACAAAGCCAAGGGCGCGTTGTCGCAGTACTTGTGTGAGTGCcgacttcttttttcttttccatcttGTTGTGCATAAAGTTTTGATGCAATGTGATTTTTGAAGTCAGGTGAACATGTCACCAAATGTAGCAAGCTAGATCAATACTATCCTACTTTGGCTTTTCTTAGGCTACATGGGTTCGGTTTGTCATTTCGTGCCAATCATAGTAATCACCAAAATTCTTTTTGCAGTTCGATAAGTAGAAACCCAATGCTTTTGGCCAGTTGCTATGTACTTTGTTAATTTGATTGATTATTTGCTGTTACATAGTGAACTAATGCTTCGGGGTTCCTTGACCAGTAGAA
This region includes:
- the LOC131308327 gene encoding protein CHAPERONE-LIKE PROTEIN OF POR1, chloroplastic gives rise to the protein MTLSGLTLTGTPSRYCVHLPSKSGGSCFTRVSFFPNNGKSRQLTHLQRNDWAGSIQRCSVRKAPMFYRAMNATFGDSADDYAIFPRINIRDPYKRLGISREASEEEIQAARNFLIQRYGGHKPSVDAIESAHDKVIMQKFYERRNPKIDIKKHVRAVNQSPIVQAVRSSFRTPSTSFIIKTFAAFAILGALTVLFPTEDGPTVQVAMSLMATIYFMHDQLKSVWRALFYGAGAFLFSWLFGTFLMVSVIPPILKGPRSLEVSSSLITYVLLWVSSTYLKLC
- the LOC131308485 gene encoding uncharacterized protein LOC131308485 isoform X4; the encoded protein is MFQVSDYPPFAQLLCTIFLLQEFINLGLGLFISKMASLKPEVLTKLLEDMNEEEKGDEDVRKPVLLQIRSIIPVLEEGDLWPNRGFYLKVSDLSHAMYVSLPHEQDELILSNKLQLGQFIYVQKLEASYPVPVLRGLMPVPGRHPCDGAPQDIVPVTNLVKFLGASDSDSIKEKGVIFEKKTITRGLSDSESLLDNNSSGYGERRDHGKLRSLSALKGQPSEQRRGVNCISKGCENDKINSDSLKGYRDSGDNDSDSESPKSSVSSTQISKRRSWTERELLDVKEIFDSSVAKHETKPRARCRSTCASPVRSTRYDSSEDNSTSTTRRRVAGSTTNVVKNSSRGKSTAPKINCNEETLYTEKMFAAVDDTKVAESRILWDSLPSSLAKLGKEMIRHRDVALHAAVEALQEACAADKLVKCLSLDSIWAMVFCTIANGRLFAGAVASSTSRTHSSIHQTGMIHNQPLTGFSISKMTWLRPD